Proteins found in one Plasmodium malariae genome assembly, chromosome: 13 genomic segment:
- the PmUG01_13055600 gene encoding U2 snRNP-associated SURP motif-containing protein, putative, with the protein MYIHLNRNKKRKKDIEEEKLNEQENAKIYAEFVRSFEGNAHERGNKFVKSGKLLNPSSFTYVSTEEENKKKGRSKFTKSDYFNEERKKLDEKSDNNKSNTGKVKEIDSFLEEIKLKQKILDERKILKEKAQLAKSEEEKLKINKKIIEIEKNETLFAYTSRKERVANLYLGNLSPEVTEEYLCQRFGKFGKVNSVKIMYPRKDEDKKKARICGFVCFENKDDAENAKDALDGVEMFGNVVRIGWSKAIPKILNNNKAEINNFNFDKNNTCNISSNKKIEVLLPEDKKLKRIIDLLAKYVTEEGYTFEETIKKNEKENPLFDFLFNTSDLFYYYKWRVFSFAQGDSYKNWRVDPFQMFENSYVYIPPKLNNTKKNISKKQEKTRSKKCEIDEKKKNKLINIIYNLNKKRVSICRAMIFCTRHSDFSLDIVKTISSFLTDLKYDMLKKINLVYLLSDILYNCSNQFYSSWSYRKHIEEELPRIFFYFRKNIKKCDSKIKAKIFTDSIVNIFHMWDIWAIYNTFFMNGLKCLLSNKKLNYIKNEIHESDYDKDLDGTKIEFFDELKSYPLNLRKNAFSYFMKDDNQLNRLCEQRGLYFDESFSKKKKIKYLLIYDDFCSNDINIINRKNNMNFILQNENKKIFTLGFEENDTVLHAEEKHAVNVL; encoded by the exons ATGTATATTCATCTGAACAGAAacaaaaagaggaaaaaggACATTgaggaagaaaaattaaat GAACaagaaaatgcaaaaatttaCGCTGAATTTGTTCGATCATTTGAGGGAAATGCGCATGAAAGAGGaaataaatttgttaaaa GTGGAAAACTTTTGAACCCTTCAAGTTTTACATATGTATCAACAGAGGaggaaaataagaaaaaaggaaggaGTAAATTTACGAAG AGtgattattttaatgaagaaagaaaaaaattagacGAAAAATCAGATAATAATAAGAGTAATACGGGAAAAGTAAAGGAAATAGATAGTTTTTTAGAAG aaattaaattaaaacaaaaaattttggaTGAAAGGAAAATTCTTAAAGAAAAAGCTCAACTAGCTAAGTCTGAAGAagaaaaacttaaaattaataaaaaaataatagaaatagaaaaaaatgaaacgcTGTTTGCTTATACTTCAAGGAAAGAACGGGTTGCGAATCTGTACTTGGGAAATTTGTCACCTGag GTTACGGAGGAATATTTATGTCAAAGATTCGGGAAATTTGGAAAAGTAAACAGTGTGAAAATAATGTACCCTCGTAAAGATgaagacaaaaaaaaggcTAGAATTTGCGGTTTTGTTTGCTTTGAAAATAAAGATGATGCAGAAAATGCAAAGGATGCTTTGGACGGTGTAGAAATGTTTGGAAATGTTGTGAGGATTGGTTGGAGTAAAGCTATaccaaaaatattaaataataataaagcagaaattaataattttaattttgataaaaataatacttgCAATATTAgttctaataaaaaaatcgaAGTATTATTACcagaagataaaaaattgaaaagaaTAATTGATTTGTTAGCTAAATATGTTACGGAAGAAGGATACACATTTGaagaaacaataaaaaaaaatgaaaaagagaaCCCTTTATTcgattttctttttaataccTCTgatttattctattattataaatggagagttttttcttttgcacAAGGAGATAGTTACAAAAATTGGAGAGTGGACCCTTTTCAAATGTTCGAAAATAGTTATGTTTATATACCTCCTAAACTTAATAATACGAAGAAGAATATTTCCAAAAAACAGGAGAAAAc GAGAAGTAAAAAGTGCGAAATAgatgaaaagaagaaaaataagctTATTAacatcatatataatttaaataaaaagag gGTAAGTATATGCCGTGCGATGATATTTTGTACAAGGCACAGTGATTTCAGTTTAGACATTGTAAAAACAATTTCTAGTTTTTTAAcagatttaaaatatgacaTGCTGAAAAag ATAAAtttagtttatttattatcagACATATTATACAACTGCAGTAATCAATTTTACTCTTCATGGTCTTATAGAAAGCATATAGAAGAGGAGTTACCtcgcatatttttttattttagaaaaaatataaaaaaatgtgatagtaaaataaaagcaaaaatatttacagattctattgttaatatatttcatatgtGGGATATTTGGGCAATTTACAATACCTTTTTTATGAATGggttaaaatgtttattatcaaataaaaaattaaattatataaaaaatgaaatacatGAATCGGATTATGATAAAGATTTGGATGGAacaaaaattgaattttttgatgaattaaaaagttatccattaaatttaagaaaaaatgcaTTTTCTTACTTTATGAAAGATGATAATCAATTAAATCGATTATGTGAACAGAGAGGATTATATTTCGATGAGAGctttagtaaaaaaaagaaaattaaatatttattaatatatgatgaCTTTTGTAGtaatgatattaatataataaataggaaaaataacatgaattttatattacaaaatgaGAATAAAAAGATTTTCACGTTAGGCTTTGAAGAAAATGATACTGTCCTACACGCAGAGGAGAAGCATGCAGTTAACGTGTtatga
- the PmUG01_13055800 gene encoding ubiquitin-40S ribosomal protein S27a, putative has translation MKILINIPYDDSLCIESSDVSTIKNVKEQISVLKGIPYEVQKLYKNGRPLGDEELIEIDESEFAYTLNLNFGLLGGGKKKKKKVYKKPKKEKHKKKKVKLAVLKFYKVGDDGKVFRLKRQCDNCAPGTLMASHFNRDYCGRCHHTIIKK, from the exons ATGAAAATTCTTATAAACATTCCTTATGATGACTCGTTGTGTATTGAGTCATCTGATGTAAGtaccataaaaaatgttaaagaGCAAATATCTGTATTAAAAG gCATTCCTTATGAGGTTCAAAAGTTATACAAAAATGGTCGTCCATTAGGAGATGAAGAATTAATTGAAATTGACGAGTCCGAATTT gCATATACTTTAAATTTAAACTTCGGTTTACTTGGTGgtggtaaaaaaaagaagaagaaggtTTATAAGAAACCcaagaaagaaaaacataaaaaaaaaaaggtaaaattgGCTGTACTTAAGTTTTATAAAGTTGGAGATGACGGAAAAGTATTTAGATTAAAAAGACAATGTGATAATTGTGCCCCTGGAACATTAATGGCTTCTCATTTTAATAGAGACTACTGTGGAAGATGCCATCatacaattataaaaaaataa